Genomic window (Streptomyces liliiviolaceus):
GGGCCGGAAGCCCTGCGCGCCGAACCCGTCGACTCCACCGACCCCGTCGAGACCGCGCACCGCGGCGTGACAGGCGTCGAACGCGCGGCGGAACGCCCGCTGCTCCGCGAACAGCCGGGTGGCTTCGCGGGCCGCCCCGGTGCCGGGGAACAGGAACGTCACCGACCGGGGCCGAGGCGTGCCGGCCGGGCGTCCGGCCGGGCCGGACAGGGTCCGTACGGCGTCCCGGGCCCCGCCGACGACCGCGTACCTGCGGTGGTCGTGCTCCCGGCGGCCGGTCTGGAGCGTCCAGGCCACGTCGGCGATCGACAGCTCCGGACGGGCGTCGAGGTGGGCGGCCAGATTCTCCGCCGCCGCATCGAGGGCGGTCGGGGTGCGCGCCGAGAGGACCAGCAGCTGCCAGGGCGCGGGAGGCGCCGTCGGCGGTGGCGCGGGAGCCTCCTCCAGGACGACGTGCGCGTTCGTCCCGCCGATGCCGAAGGAGTTCACTCCCGCGCGCCGGGGGGTGCCCCGCGTAAGCCACTCCTGCGCGCGGTCGGCCACTCGGAACGGGGTCGCGGCGAAGTCGATCCGCGGGTTCGGTTCGCTGAAGTGCAGGCTGGGCGGAATGACGCCGTGTTCCAGGGCGAGGACCGTCTTGATCAGTCCGGCCGCGCCGGCGGCCGCGTCGGTGTGCCCGATGTTCGTCTTGACCGACCCGATCCGGCAGTACCCGCTGAGGTCGGTGCCGTCCCTGAAGGCCTTGGTCAGCGCGGCCACCTCGATGGGGTCACCGAGCGGCGTGGCGGTGCCGTGGGCCTCCACGTAGGTGACGGTGGCAGGGTCCACCCGGGCCACCGCCTGCGCGTCCCGGATGACGGCGGCCTGCCCCTCGACACTGGGCGCGGTGAAGCCGATCCGGTCGGAGCCGTCGTTGTTCACCGCTGTTCCCCGCAGCACGGCGTGGATGCGGTCGCCGTCGGAAACGGCCTCGGCGAGCCGTTTGAGTACCACCAGGCCCCCGCCGTCGCCTCCCACGGTGCCGCCCGCGGCGGCGTCGAAGGTCCGGCAGACCCCGTCCGCTGACAGGATCCCGCCCTCCACGTAGGGACTGTTCCGGGCGGGTACGTGCACGGCGACGCCGCCTGCCAGGGCCATGTCGCAGTCACCGGACAACAGGGCCTGGACGGCGGTGTGCACGGCCACCAGGGACGTGGCGCACGCGGCCTGCACCGTGACGGCCGGGCCGCGCAGCCCCAGTTTGTAGGCGATCCGGGTGACCAGGTAGTCGGTCGCGTTGCCCAGCAGGATCTCCATGTCGGACGCGCCCGCGCCCCGGTCCGTCCCCGACCGCGCGAGGTGGGCGTAGGAGGTGTCGGTGCCGCCGCCGTAGACGCCGATGGCGCCGGAGTACCGCGTCGGGTCGTAGCCGGCGTGCTCCAGGGCCTGGTCCGCGCACTCCAGGAGGACGCGGTGCTGGGGGTCGACGATCCGGGCCTCGCGCGGCGAGTAGCCGAAGTAGCCCGCGTCGAACCACTCCGGATCCTTGAGCAGGCCACGGGCCGGTACGTACGAGCGCTCGGCACCGCCGCCGGGAACCGGTCGCGGTGCCGAGCGGGTCACCGTGTCCAGGCCCTCGGTCAGGTTCCGCCAGAACTGGTCGACGTCCTCGGCGCCGGGGAACCGGGCGGCCATGCCGATGACGGCGATGTGTTCGGCGTCGTCCGCCTGCTCGACCTCGTCCGCCTGCTCGTCAGGGCTGTCGTCATTCACGTGTCTCACCGCGTTCCCGGGTGCCCGGCCGGCTCCGCTGGGCACGCCGGCGCTGAAGCCGCGCGCGTCCCCCCGCCCGCTCCGCCCCGCTGTGGGACCGGATGGACTCGTCCGTACCGCCGTCGAGGTGCCGGGCCAGTGCCCGGACCGTCGTGTACGTGAACAGGTCGACCAGGTCCGGTTCCCTGCCCAGTTCCTCGCCTATCCGGTCCTGGACCATGTGCAGCAGCACAGAATGCCCGCCGAGATCGAAGAAATTGTCCTCGGCGCCCACCCGGCGCCCCTCCAGAACCTCCGACCAGATTTCGGCGATCACCCGCTCCGTAGCCGAGACCGATGGCCGGGAGACTTCTTCTTCAGAAGGGGCGGGTAAGGAATCCTGCGGCTCCGGTTGCGAGTCCACTTTTTCCTCCCATGGCTTTTCGCTGCGTGCCAGGACTTTCTAATTGTCCGCCTCCGCGCATGTCAACGAAGCCCCTTGGACAGTCCGGGCGCGTGGGCGGCCGCCCGGCCGTCCAACCGGAGAAAGTCCCCGGTTGGTGGCCGTCGGCACCCGCGCCGTCCGTCGGGGAAGGCTTCGTTCCGCCCCGCCCGCACCGTTCGGTGGCCTCGGGCGCGAACTGAGTAGATGCCACTCATGGCCCGGTCAGCCGGACACGTGGTGTTCTCGTTGGGCCCCCGACTGCCTCGTGCCGGCCGGCGGCGGACAGCGCGGTACGGGCCGACGGACCGGGTGACGGACCGGGACGGACTTTTCGGGTGCCGCCGGATCCGGCGGGCCGCGAGACCACCCGGGGAGGCAATACCCATCGCCCACGCCCATCACCGGGTGGAACGCAGAAGAACGGGCCGCCGACAGGAAAAGGAAATCCTCGAATCCATGAATCCATTCCTGACACAAGGAAGCGAAGGCACGAAATGCGCTCATTCCTGAAGGGCAGTCCCATGGTTTCGTGGAACACCTCGTCCCAGGACCCGCTGCGCGCGTATCCGGCCGCCCAGCAGCCGGACTGGCCCGATCGTTCGGCTCTCGATGCCGTCACGAGGGAACTGGAGACCCTTCCGCCGCTCGTCTTCGCCGACGAGTGCGACCTGCTGAAGGACCGGCTGGCCGCCGTGGCCCGCGGCGAGGCGTTCCTGCTGCAGGGCGGTGACTGCGCGGAGACCTTCGACGCGGTCCGGACGGACACCACGCGGGACAAGCTCAGCACCCTGCTGCAGATGGCGGTGGTGCTGACCTACGCCGGCTCGGTTCCCGTCGTGAAGGTCGGCCGGCTCGCGGGGCAGTACGCCAAGCCGCGCTCCAAGGCGACCGAGACCCGGGACGGGCGCGTGCTGCCGGTCTACCGGGGCGACGCGGTGAACGGCTTCGACTTCACGCAGGCCTCCCGCGTCCCGGACCCGACCCGGCTGCTGACGATGTACCAGGCATCGGTGACCACGCTGAACCTGGTCCGCGCCTTCAGCGCGGGCCGGAACGCAAACCTGCGTCAGATCCACAACCTCAACCGGGACTTCGTCTCCGGATCGCCCTCAGGACACCGCTACGAGTCCATCGCCGACGAGATCGACCGGGCGTTGCGCTTCATGCACGCCACCGGCAGTGGGCCGGAGGCGGCGGACGCCGAGGAGTTCTTCGTCTCCCACGAGGGGCTGCTCCTGGACTACGAGACCGCCCTCACCCGCGTCGACAGCTCCAGCGGGCTCCCCTACGCGACCTCGGGGCATCTGCTGTGGATCGGCGAGCGGACCCGGGACCTCTCGGGTGCGCATGTCGAGTACTTCTCACGGATCAACAACCCGGTGGCGGTGAAGCTGGGCCCGGCGGCCACCTCCGACTCCGTGCTGCGGCTCATCGACCGGCTGGATCCGCGGCGTGAGCCGGGCCGGCTGACGCTCATCGTCCGGATGGGCGCCGGCAAGGTGCGGGAGATGCTGCCGCCGCTGGTGGAGAAGGTCACCGCTTCGGGAGCGCAGGTCGCCTGGGTGTGCGACCCCATGCACGGGAACACGGTGGAGGCTCCCTCCGGGCACAAGACCCGGCGTTTCGACGACGTGCTCGACGAGATCCGGGGCTTCTTCGACGTCCACCACTCCCTGGGCAGCCATCCCGGTGGCATCCACGTGGAGTTCACCGGCAACCACGTCACCGAGTGCGTGGGCGGCGGGCACGAGGTCCTCTTCGAGGACCTCGCCTCGCGCTACGAGTCGGTGTGCGACCCGCGGCTGAACCGCAGCCAGTCCCTCGACCTCGCGTTCCTGGTCTCCGAGTTCCTGGGCCCGCGCGATCGCCGTCCGGCACGGCCACTGTCCGCGACCAGCGGCCCGGTGCGCTGATCCGCGCCCGAACCGATCCCGTACCGCTGTCGAAACCGTGAGGAGAGCGTCGTTGAGCAGCTTGCGTTGGCTGACGGCCGGGGAGTCGCACGGCCCCGCACTCGTGGCGACTCTGGAGGGCCTGCCCGCCGGTGTCCCGGTCACGAAGGAGATGGTGAGTGACGCGCTGGCGCGGCGCCGGCTGGGGTACGGGCGCGGCGCCCGGATGAGTTTCGAGCGCGACGAGCTCACCTTCCTCGGCGGCGTACGCCACGGGCTGACCCTGGGCTCCCCCGTCGCCCTCATGATCGCGAACACCGAGTGGCCCAAGTGGCAGCAGGTCATGGCTGCCGAGCAGGTGGCCCCGGAGGTCCTGGCCGGCCTGGCCCGCAATGCCCCGCTCACCCGGCCCCGCCCGGGCCACGCCGATCTGGCGGGGATGCAGAAGTACGGCTTCCCCGAGGCTCGGCCCGTGCTGGAACGGGCCAGCGCCCGGGAGACCGCGGCCAGGGTCGCGCTGGGCGCGGTGGCGCGCTCGTACCTCCGGGAGACCGCCGGCATCGAGATCGTCTCGCACGTGGTGGAACTGGCGGCCGTCGGTGTCCCGTACGGCCTGCTGCCCCTGCCCGAGGACACCGGGCGGCTGGACGCGGACCCGGTGCGCTGTCTGGATCCGGACACGAGCGCGCGCATGATCGCCGAGATCGACAAGGCCCGTGCCGACGGCGACACCCTCGGCGGTGTGGTGGAGGTGCTGGCCCACGGAGTGCCGGTCGGTCTCGGCAGCCATGTGCACTGGGACCGGCGGCTCGACGCGCGGCTGGCGGGGGCGTTGATGGGCATCCAGGCCATCAAGGCCGTCGAGGTCGGCGACGGGATCGAACTGGCCCGGGTGCCGGGCTCCCGGGCGCACGACGAGATCGTCCCTTCGGCCGACGGTCCGCGCCGTGCCTCCGGGCGTTCGGGCGGCACCGAGGGCGGCCTGAGTACGGGCGCACCGCTCCGCGTGCGAGCGGCGATGAAGCCGATCGCCACCGTGCCC
Coding sequences:
- a CDS encoding type I polyketide synthase, with translation MNDDSPDEQADEVEQADDAEHIAVIGMAARFPGAEDVDQFWRNLTEGLDTVTRSAPRPVPGGGAERSYVPARGLLKDPEWFDAGYFGYSPREARIVDPQHRVLLECADQALEHAGYDPTRYSGAIGVYGGGTDTSYAHLARSGTDRGAGASDMEILLGNATDYLVTRIAYKLGLRGPAVTVQAACATSLVAVHTAVQALLSGDCDMALAGGVAVHVPARNSPYVEGGILSADGVCRTFDAAAGGTVGGDGGGLVVLKRLAEAVSDGDRIHAVLRGTAVNNDGSDRIGFTAPSVEGQAAVIRDAQAVARVDPATVTYVEAHGTATPLGDPIEVAALTKAFRDGTDLSGYCRIGSVKTNIGHTDAAAGAAGLIKTVLALEHGVIPPSLHFSEPNPRIDFAATPFRVADRAQEWLTRGTPRRAGVNSFGIGGTNAHVVLEEAPAPPPTAPPAPWQLLVLSARTPTALDAAAENLAAHLDARPELSIADVAWTLQTGRREHDHRRYAVVGGARDAVRTLSGPAGRPAGTPRPRSVTFLFPGTGAAREATRLFAEQRAFRRAFDACHAAVRGLDGVGGVDGFGAQGFRPGATSDDPATADLLAFAEEYALSRTLAAWGVRPASVLGTGVGVLTAAAVAGVFSLDDATRLVVARARLSAPSGGDTPDGTDAAARFEELVREAGPRAPRVPVVCGTSARVLSPDDAVDPGFWSAHLRGESRPHTAFDPLLKDASAVLVELGAGRTLTSAARRHPGRTEDHLIVTALPGEEPTGEEPTGEEHGTVSEGPPPLLAALGELWLAGVTISWSEVHGARRLRVPLPTYPFERQRHVVEAVEREAVERAAPERETAAVSAPTEDGAQPGAEQQDTVGRVARLFAEILGLPDVDAEDSFFSLGGDSLIAVQFLSRAREIFGVEVDVLGLYEAETVTEFAALVDRSAGGHDSPRPALS
- a CDS encoding phosphopantetheine-binding protein, coding for MIAEIWSEVLEGRRVGAEDNFFDLGGHSVLLHMVQDRIGEELGREPDLVDLFTYTTVRALARHLDGGTDESIRSHSGAERAGGRARLQRRRAQRSRPGTRERGETRE
- a CDS encoding class II 3-deoxy-7-phosphoheptulonate synthase, which gives rise to MVSWNTSSQDPLRAYPAAQQPDWPDRSALDAVTRELETLPPLVFADECDLLKDRLAAVARGEAFLLQGGDCAETFDAVRTDTTRDKLSTLLQMAVVLTYAGSVPVVKVGRLAGQYAKPRSKATETRDGRVLPVYRGDAVNGFDFTQASRVPDPTRLLTMYQASVTTLNLVRAFSAGRNANLRQIHNLNRDFVSGSPSGHRYESIADEIDRALRFMHATGSGPEAADAEEFFVSHEGLLLDYETALTRVDSSSGLPYATSGHLLWIGERTRDLSGAHVEYFSRINNPVAVKLGPAATSDSVLRLIDRLDPRREPGRLTLIVRMGAGKVREMLPPLVEKVTASGAQVAWVCDPMHGNTVEAPSGHKTRRFDDVLDEIRGFFDVHHSLGSHPGGIHVEFTGNHVTECVGGGHEVLFEDLASRYESVCDPRLNRSQSLDLAFLVSEFLGPRDRRPARPLSATSGPVR
- the aroC gene encoding chorismate synthase, giving the protein MSSLRWLTAGESHGPALVATLEGLPAGVPVTKEMVSDALARRRLGYGRGARMSFERDELTFLGGVRHGLTLGSPVALMIANTEWPKWQQVMAAEQVAPEVLAGLARNAPLTRPRPGHADLAGMQKYGFPEARPVLERASARETAARVALGAVARSYLRETAGIEIVSHVVELAAVGVPYGLLPLPEDTGRLDADPVRCLDPDTSARMIAEIDKARADGDTLGGVVEVLAHGVPVGLGSHVHWDRRLDARLAGALMGIQAIKAVEVGDGIELARVPGSRAHDEIVPSADGPRRASGRSGGTEGGLSTGAPLRVRAAMKPIATVPRALATVDVTTGEAARAHHQRSDVCAVPAAGIVAEAMVALVLADAVAEKFGGDSVAETRRNITGFLDHLVVR